A genomic segment from bacterium encodes:
- a CDS encoding radical SAM protein, which translates to MVQVNAPYPATAYLAGLLKPSKHKVVQADAALMLALRMFSRSGLRQVAKVMKPGARSHSVRHFLRHSKKYASTIEPVIRFLQGKDPTLAWRIASHQFLPEGPRFKALAEAHAHLAPTLGHLSTHDLAIHLASLYLDDLTDAIRDGVDARFELAKYAEKLAASASSFDGIASALRRKPTLIDSMIDDIADELLNTHHPELVGFTLPFPGNVYAAFRMARHIKKQDPHLPIVMGGGYINTELRSLSDLRVFDYADYITLDGGDRPILRIIEHLENLKTPLLTLLNPRITPHFERTFIRKNGSVCFLSGNGNTSDMPSPRLPLAPVTPQYSELPLDRYFSLIELPNPMHKIWSCGRWNKLTLAHGCYWHQCAFCDTSLDYIQHYVPASPEFLISQIEEIIRQTGQTGFHFVDEAMPPVLLRKLAQQLIERDLKITWWGNIRFDKAFTPELAALLAKSGCIAVTGGLESATDRLLTLLAKGFNLNQVTQVTHALSEAGILVHAYLMYGCPSQTIQDTVDSLEYVRQLFEAGCIQSAYWHRFALTIHSPIYMDPRKFGIRLSRFPKSSFARNEVPFTDSVKCDHHAMGCGLRKSLYNYMYGTGLDLELQAWFDIPIPPPTLHTDYVSQRLTD; encoded by the coding sequence ATGGTGCAAGTAAATGCACCCTACCCGGCTACCGCTTATCTGGCTGGCCTGCTAAAGCCTTCAAAACACAAGGTTGTTCAAGCCGATGCTGCGCTCATGTTGGCACTCCGCATGTTCTCCCGTTCAGGACTACGCCAAGTCGCCAAGGTCATGAAACCTGGAGCTCGTTCACACAGTGTCCGCCATTTCCTACGACACTCAAAAAAGTACGCCTCCACTATCGAACCCGTCATCCGCTTCCTTCAGGGCAAGGATCCCACCTTGGCATGGCGGATTGCCTCTCACCAATTCCTGCCTGAAGGGCCCCGTTTCAAAGCGCTGGCCGAAGCTCATGCCCATCTTGCTCCTACCCTCGGGCATCTGTCCACCCACGACCTGGCCATTCATCTCGCAAGCCTTTACCTTGACGATCTTACCGATGCTATTCGCGATGGCGTCGACGCCCGCTTTGAATTGGCAAAGTACGCTGAGAAACTCGCCGCAAGCGCCTCCTCGTTTGACGGCATCGCCTCCGCCCTGCGCAGGAAACCCACCCTGATTGATTCCATGATTGATGATATAGCTGATGAACTGCTGAACACTCATCACCCTGAATTGGTGGGCTTCACCCTCCCCTTCCCTGGGAATGTCTATGCTGCATTCCGAATGGCACGGCATATCAAAAAGCAGGATCCACACCTTCCCATTGTTATGGGCGGTGGCTATATCAATACTGAGCTTCGCTCACTTTCTGATCTCCGCGTATTCGACTATGCCGACTACATCACCCTCGACGGGGGAGACCGTCCGATCTTGCGTATTATCGAACACTTGGAGAACCTGAAGACTCCGCTTCTAACACTTCTCAATCCCCGCATCACGCCGCATTTCGAACGGACTTTTATCCGCAAAAATGGAAGTGTTTGTTTCCTCTCGGGAAATGGGAATACGTCAGACATGCCATCTCCCAGATTACCTTTGGCCCCCGTCACGCCCCAGTATTCCGAACTACCGCTGGATCGTTATTTCTCCTTGATCGAGTTGCCCAATCCCATGCACAAAATCTGGTCATGTGGGCGCTGGAACAAACTGACGCTCGCTCACGGATGTTACTGGCACCAATGCGCCTTCTGCGACACCAGTCTAGACTACATCCAGCACTATGTGCCCGCTTCTCCCGAATTCCTGATCTCGCAGATTGAGGAGATCATCAGACAAACCGGCCAAACAGGGTTTCACTTTGTGGACGAAGCCATGCCGCCAGTCCTGCTGAGAAAACTTGCGCAACAACTGATCGAACGTGATCTCAAAATCACCTGGTGGGGAAATATCCGCTTTGATAAAGCCTTCACTCCCGAACTCGCCGCCTTACTGGCTAAATCAGGCTGTATCGCCGTAACAGGCGGACTGGAATCCGCTACCGACCGCCTTCTCACCCTTCTTGCAAAAGGATTTAATCTCAACCAAGTCACCCAAGTCACCCATGCATTAAGTGAGGCGGGCATCCTGGTTCACGCCTACCTCATGTATGGCTGCCCCTCCCAAACGATCCAAGACACGGTGGATTCACTGGAATATGTGAGACAACTATTTGAAGCGGGATGCATTCAGTCTGCCTATTGGCATCGCTTTGCACTCACAATCCACAGCCCAATTTATATGGATCCCCGCAAGTTCGGGATCCGCCTCTCAAGGTTCCCAAAATCCAGTTTCGCCCGCAATGAAGTCCCTTTCACGGATTCCGTTAAATGCGATCATCACGCTATGGGCTGCGGACTCCGGAAATCCCTTTACAATTACATGTATGGCACCGGTTTAGATCTCGAACTTCAGGCTTGGTTCGATATCCCCATCCCACCGCCCACCCTCCATACCGATTACGTCTCGCAACGATTGACCGACTGA
- a CDS encoding FHA domain-containing protein, translated as MSYQLVILNGEKHGERLTIGRSPVTIGRGSSCDICLPDSEIGELHAKITPRAEQLQICVMGETNRLLINKSEVHESPLKHGDVIEIGHTRLFVQSYLNTGTWEGLAGFRKWRKLLTIGLPLLVLATILLIGNCSFFKITPPPTPAARLSRPYTNNDTNNTDWMVTNIPTILINPTVILTSSPPEIVEAEDMLIQSRTNNIEQEIKLAQSEMEFATRFLDAARAQNPKESTVPDNFTNMGASETSTNQADNLKN; from the coding sequence ATGTCTTATCAACTTGTCATACTTAATGGGGAAAAGCATGGGGAACGTCTCACTATCGGACGCTCCCCAGTTACCATTGGACGAGGCAGTTCCTGTGACATTTGTCTACCCGATTCAGAAATCGGCGAACTCCACGCCAAGATCACTCCCCGCGCCGAGCAACTCCAGATTTGCGTCATGGGAGAAACCAACCGCCTCCTGATCAACAAATCAGAAGTTCATGAATCACCCCTTAAACACGGTGATGTGATCGAAATCGGCCATACACGATTATTTGTCCAATCTTACCTCAATACGGGAACGTGGGAAGGCCTTGCGGGCTTCCGCAAATGGCGAAAATTGCTCACCATCGGGCTGCCTCTTTTGGTTTTAGCAACCATTCTCCTGATAGGTAATTGCTCTTTCTTCAAGATTACTCCGCCCCCAACCCCAGCCGCCCGCCTCAGTCGCCCCTACACTAATAATGACACCAATAATACCGACTGGATGGTCACAAATATCCCAACCATACTCATTAACCCAACAGTCATCCTCACCTCATCACCCCCAGAGATTGTCGAAGCCGAAGACATGCTCATTCAGTCGAGGACTAATAATATTGAGCAGGAAATTAAGCTTGCGCAAAGTGAAATGGAATTTGCCACCCGCTTTCTCGATGCAGCCCGCGCACAAAACCCGAAGGAATCGACAGTCCCCGATAACTTCACCAACATGGGCGCCAGCGAAACATCAACAAACCAGGCCGACAACCTAAAGAACTAA
- a CDS encoding ACT domain-containing protein, translating to MRVLAAHARAVADSQAVKAESRIVIAVIGEDRPGIMAGVTGVLAKVDANILDVSQTIMSDLFTMVMLVDIKRISVPFSKLKATLEAYGRSSGLSIISQHEEIFQAMHRV from the coding sequence ATGCGGGTTTTGGCGGCTCATGCGAGGGCTGTGGCGGACTCGCAGGCCGTTAAGGCGGAGAGCCGCATTGTAATTGCGGTAATCGGCGAGGATCGTCCTGGAATTATGGCAGGAGTGACGGGGGTTCTGGCCAAGGTGGATGCTAACATCCTGGATGTGAGCCAGACGATTATGAGCGATCTTTTCACAATGGTCATGCTGGTGGATATCAAGCGGATTTCCGTCCCTTTCTCTAAATTGAAAGCGACTTTGGAAGCTTATGGCAGGAGTTCCGGGCTCTCCATCATTTCGCAACATGAAGAGATATTCCAGGCAATGCATCGAGTTTAA
- a CDS encoding archaeosortase/exosortase family protein — MTTSIPDKGRGEQRENLFFLFVILAVTVIAYGPLMGGVWEMSAQTTQALNAFVLLGVAFVDALLTAVKMGPFRPAINSHGLLLFGLSCLALATASLAQVWPFSVLGLCLNVGALLSFCFGKNGVRAFYPALAGFAVVVLMLVLVPQVDETLRLLAGRMSAWILPLLGIRIEYLVQAMPFQVYLVAERGAGVFNVATECSGMGILMSSMVLSLILTLKRRVPAYGVILLLAASMVIGLGFNILRIVAIALTALRTDLPYSVIHEGLGTGVYLLALLTIWLLNYLPITGSRSSL, encoded by the coding sequence GTGACGACCAGCATTCCAGATAAAGGCCGCGGCGAGCAGCGTGAAAATCTATTCTTTCTGTTTGTGATCCTGGCGGTCACGGTGATTGCGTATGGCCCCCTAATGGGTGGGGTATGGGAGATGAGTGCCCAGACCACTCAGGCCCTTAATGCCTTCGTGTTGTTGGGTGTGGCATTTGTAGATGCGCTGCTTACGGCGGTAAAAATGGGGCCGTTTCGACCCGCAATCAATTCCCACGGTTTGTTATTATTCGGGCTGTCCTGTCTGGCTCTGGCGACGGCATCCCTAGCGCAAGTATGGCCTTTTTCGGTTTTGGGATTATGTCTGAATGTGGGTGCCTTGTTATCGTTCTGTTTTGGCAAGAATGGGGTGAGGGCATTTTATCCCGCACTTGCGGGGTTTGCGGTGGTGGTTCTAATGCTGGTATTAGTACCGCAAGTTGATGAAACACTGAGGTTGCTTGCGGGCCGGATGTCTGCCTGGATATTGCCACTCCTCGGCATCCGGATTGAATATTTAGTCCAGGCGATGCCCTTTCAAGTTTATCTTGTTGCGGAGAGAGGTGCGGGGGTGTTCAACGTGGCTACCGAATGCAGTGGTATGGGTATTCTGATGTCCTCGATGGTGTTAAGTTTGATTCTAACCCTCAAGCGTCGAGTTCCGGCCTATGGTGTTATTCTTTTGCTGGCCGCATCCATGGTGATCGGGCTGGGGTTCAATATTCTTCGAATTGTGGCAATTGCGCTAACCGCACTCCGTACGGATCTCCCGTATTCCGTTATTCATGAAGGACTGGGAACAGGAGTTTATTTGTTGGCATTGCTGACCATATGGCTATTGAACTATTTGCCAATTACTGGAAGCCGTTCTTCATTATAG
- a CDS encoding branched-chain amino acid aminotransferase, giving the protein MSSKIDFDKLCFSITPGDTMFISKCKADGVWDKGACLPYGDIPISPAAGVLNYGQGLFEGLKAMRTKTGKVVLFRPSENGKRMTEGAHRVCMPPFPVDRFVEVICEIVRRNVAFVPPYGKGSLYIRPCLWGTGPVLGVSPAPEFTFMVYVSPVGQYFKTGVKPIKLEITRDFHRAAPKGTGGVKSIGNYAGAMLPAKITKAKGFNECIYLDAHEDKYIEEVGAANFFCVKDHTLLTPKLGSILPGITRKSVMQIAQDVMGLQVIEKSLSVEEAFSADEAFCSGTAAVISPIGSITCEDQVKIYQDFEVGPVTQSLYDHLTRIQLCEEEDRFGWVVEVM; this is encoded by the coding sequence ATGTCGTCCAAAATTGATTTTGACAAACTGTGTTTTTCAATCACCCCCGGTGATACCATGTTCATCAGCAAATGTAAGGCAGATGGTGTGTGGGATAAAGGGGCCTGTCTGCCTTATGGGGACATCCCCATTTCTCCAGCCGCAGGGGTGTTGAATTATGGCCAGGGTTTGTTTGAAGGTCTCAAGGCGATGCGGACGAAAACCGGGAAAGTGGTGTTGTTCCGTCCTTCCGAAAACGGAAAGCGTATGACTGAGGGCGCCCATCGTGTCTGTATGCCTCCATTCCCTGTGGATAGGTTTGTGGAGGTGATTTGTGAGATTGTGCGCCGGAATGTAGCCTTTGTTCCTCCTTATGGGAAAGGCAGTCTTTACATTCGTCCGTGTCTTTGGGGGACGGGGCCAGTGTTGGGGGTCTCTCCTGCTCCAGAATTCACTTTTATGGTGTATGTCTCGCCTGTGGGCCAATATTTCAAAACAGGTGTCAAACCCATCAAGCTTGAGATCACTCGTGATTTTCACCGTGCAGCACCGAAGGGGACGGGCGGAGTGAAGTCTATTGGTAACTATGCGGGCGCCATGCTGCCTGCAAAAATCACCAAGGCTAAAGGATTTAACGAGTGTATTTATCTGGATGCGCATGAGGATAAGTATATCGAGGAAGTGGGCGCGGCTAATTTCTTCTGTGTGAAGGACCATACGTTGCTGACGCCCAAGCTTGGTTCGATATTGCCAGGCATCACCCGCAAATCGGTGATGCAGATTGCTCAGGATGTCATGGGATTGCAGGTGATCGAGAAGAGTCTATCGGTGGAGGAGGCGTTTTCGGCCGATGAGGCCTTCTGTTCCGGTACCGCCGCCGTGATTAGTCCCATTGGCTCCATTACTTGTGAAGACCAGGTGAAAATTTATCAAGATTTTGAGGTGGGGCCGGTCACTCAATCTTTGTACGATCATTTGACGCGTATCCAATTGTGTGAGGAAGAGGATCGATTCGGCTGGGTTGTTGAGGTCATGTGA
- a CDS encoding PFL family protein: MAISSQEIIETLGMIHAQNLDIRTVTMGVDLHDCAGEDVARVSRKCYEKVMRMAERLVPTAEEVAQEYGIPIINKRVSVTPIAWVAAACESEDYTPIARELDRAARELGIDFIGGFSALVQKGMTPAGEALIRCIPRALAQTSRLCSSVNIGTTKAGINMDAVALMGQIIKESALLTADSGGSACARLVVFCNAVEDNPFMAGAFLGAGEGDGGLSVGISGPGTIRAVVQALGRDLDLQMVAEEIKRVAFKITRAGELVGRKCAARLGVPFNIIDLSLAPTPAPGDSVADILEGLGLDKVGCPGTTAALALLNDAVKRGGAMATSRAGGMSGAFIPVSEDATMALRAAEGSLTIEKLEAMTAVCSVGLDMVILPGDTSAETLSGIIADEAAIGMINKKTTAVRVIPAPGKKVGDFVDFGGLLGGGPVMPVNNHSCAVFIRRGGRIPAPLQGLSN, translated from the coding sequence ATGGCTATCAGTTCACAGGAAATTATTGAAACGCTGGGCATGATTCATGCCCAGAATCTGGATATCCGCACTGTGACCATGGGCGTTGACCTCCATGATTGTGCGGGTGAGGATGTCGCGCGTGTGTCCCGGAAGTGCTACGAAAAGGTCATGAGAATGGCTGAACGATTAGTGCCGACCGCGGAGGAGGTGGCGCAGGAATATGGTATCCCCATTATTAATAAACGCGTTTCTGTCACGCCCATCGCCTGGGTGGCAGCGGCTTGTGAATCGGAGGATTATACGCCGATTGCCCGAGAACTGGATCGTGCGGCCCGCGAACTGGGGATCGATTTTATCGGAGGCTTTTCGGCTTTGGTTCAGAAAGGGATGACTCCGGCGGGTGAGGCCTTGATCCGTTGTATTCCCCGGGCGTTGGCGCAAACCTCCCGTTTGTGTTCCTCGGTTAATATTGGAACGACTAAAGCTGGCATCAATATGGACGCTGTGGCCCTGATGGGGCAAATCATCAAGGAATCCGCCCTTTTGACAGCGGATAGTGGTGGCAGTGCCTGTGCCCGGCTTGTAGTGTTTTGTAATGCAGTCGAGGATAACCCTTTTATGGCCGGGGCCTTTTTAGGAGCGGGAGAGGGAGATGGCGGGTTGTCTGTCGGGATTTCCGGGCCGGGTACCATCCGGGCGGTTGTTCAGGCACTGGGACGTGATCTGGATTTGCAGATGGTGGCTGAGGAAATCAAGCGGGTGGCATTTAAGATTACCCGGGCGGGTGAGTTGGTGGGGCGAAAATGTGCCGCGCGGTTGGGCGTGCCGTTTAATATTATCGATCTTTCATTGGCACCCACGCCTGCGCCGGGGGATTCAGTCGCAGACATTCTGGAGGGGTTGGGATTGGATAAGGTGGGGTGTCCCGGAACAACCGCAGCGCTTGCATTGCTGAATGATGCGGTTAAGCGAGGCGGGGCGATGGCTACGAGTCGGGCAGGCGGAATGAGCGGAGCCTTTATCCCGGTGAGTGAGGACGCCACGATGGCGCTTCGTGCGGCGGAAGGTTCCCTCACGATCGAGAAGCTTGAGGCCATGACGGCGGTGTGTTCCGTGGGATTGGATATGGTTATATTGCCGGGCGATACTTCAGCGGAAACCTTGAGCGGCATTATTGCGGATGAGGCCGCCATTGGGATGATTAATAAAAAAACCACAGCGGTCAGGGTGATTCCTGCGCCGGGTAAGAAAGTCGGTGATTTTGTAGATTTTGGCGGGTTGCTGGGCGGGGGGCCTGTTATGCCTGTGAATAATCACTCCTGTGCCGTCTTTATCCGTCGTGGTGGGCGTATCCCCGCTCCATTGCAAGGGCTGAGTAATTAA
- a CDS encoding 2-oxoacid:acceptor oxidoreductase family protein — MEHRCIFSGFGGQGIVSLGTLVANAGMADNRYVTFFPSYGIAMRGGMASCTIVVSDHEINSPIVNDPTVLMVMDEASYDCFHGKVASGGLMFVNSSLVNKRISRPDVKAVYINATGIALEHGDGRMANMVMLGAVIKLTRIVSFEAVETAINKIPSVKLHSLIGRNLQVMKLGFEEAK; from the coding sequence ATGGAGCATCGTTGCATATTTTCCGGATTTGGTGGTCAGGGCATCGTTTCACTGGGGACTTTGGTGGCCAATGCCGGAATGGCGGATAACCGTTACGTGACATTTTTTCCTTCGTACGGTATCGCCATGCGTGGGGGAATGGCGAGTTGTACCATTGTGGTATCTGATCACGAGATTAATTCGCCGATCGTAAATGATCCGACTGTTTTGATGGTCATGGATGAGGCGTCCTACGATTGTTTTCATGGCAAGGTGGCTTCAGGCGGATTGATGTTTGTGAATTCAAGCCTGGTCAATAAGCGGATTTCACGTCCGGATGTTAAAGCGGTATATATTAATGCTACTGGTATTGCGCTCGAGCACGGGGATGGCCGCATGGCTAATATGGTGATGCTGGGTGCCGTTATCAAGTTGACCCGTATAGTTTCTTTTGAAGCCGTAGAAACGGCCATTAATAAAATTCCTTCGGTCAAGCTTCACTCGCTTATCGGTCGGAATTTGCAAGTCATGAAGCTTGGATTTGAGGAAGCGAAATAG